From Aptenodytes patagonicus chromosome 1, bAptPat1.pri.cur, whole genome shotgun sequence, one genomic window encodes:
- the FOXM1 gene encoding forkhead box protein M1 isoform X2, protein MGPTSSFSLAVGARPVQQVQHHLSISRQRRNPVQQPRLQTVKKETRMLHRHLVLQEGQCSGIQELTLWLDRNRRTTTEEDSAAAAIPTIATSSSWQDSVSERPPYSYMAMIQFAINSTEKKRMTLKDIYTWIEDHFPYFKHVAKPGWKNSIRHNLSLHDMFVRETSANGKISFWTIHPDANRCLTLDQVFKPLDLGSPTSPEHSESQQKRHLPDPQKNMGSNSSSKTEPQNARRKMKPLLPRINSYLVPIQFPLSQPLVLQPSMKVPLSMAQGASLNSSETFRSNKRVRIAPKMSFSTEESSSLPMAAVKEESQCDEGLFSPTHSLKESSSQPADESASFPESVCIKEEEGSQLDDWLSPFASTLTVKEEPGLFLPVSSTKEKKQFTILKSPSKGVSDTLVIKRRERQEMGRSRRKQRLALPCSEEPVLVLPESNGFDPFRLGADPPFLQENQPLENVSQLSCSQGEEGPFKTPVKEMFSKLPVSSTPSKVSATTTPPLGGLDPWKSASLAKGSHELDFSPVRTLQLPFTPLQENQDLLGFNSTPLKNPLFESPRELLNTESSDMVHAPLTSSPAFIHESTKQSSVELPASGFTENRSLMEGLILDTMNDSLSKILLDISFPGLEDENLGTDISWSQLIPELK, encoded by the exons ATGGGCCCAACAAGTTCATTCTCATTAGCAGTGGGGGCACGTCCCGTTCAGCAGGTCCAACACCATCTCAGCATCTCCCGCCAGAGAAGAAACCCAGTGCAGCAACCAAGGCTGCAGACGGTCAAGAAAGAGACAAGAATGTTACACAGGCACCTGGTCTTGCAGGAGGGACAATGCTCTGGCATTCAGGAATTGACTCTGTGGTTGGACAGGAACAGGAGAACAACA ACTGAAGAagattctgctgctgctgctattcctACCATCGCCACCTCCTCCTCATGGCAGGATTCAGTATCAGAACGACCTCCTTACTCCTACATGGCCATGATCCAGTTTGCCATCAACAGCACTGAGAAGAAGCGTATGACTCTGAAGGACATCTATACCTGGATTGAGGATCATTTCCCATATTTTAAACACGTGGCTAAGCCAGGTTGGAAG AACTCCATCCGGCACAACCTGTCCCTTCATGATATGTTTGTCCGTGAGACATCTGCTAATGGTAAAATCTCGTTCTGGACTATTCACCCTGATGCAAACCGTTGCCTGACATTGGACCAGGTATTTAAG CCGCTGGACTTGGGGTCACCAACATCGCCTGAGCACTCTGAATCA CAGCAAAAGCGACATCTTCCTGATCCCCAGAAGAACATGggaagcaacagcagcagcaaaactgaacCCCAGAATGCAC gcCGAAAGATGAAGCCTTTGCTTCCTCGCATCAACTCCTACCTGGTTCCGATCCAGTTTCCTTTGAGTCAGCCTCTTGTCTTGCAGCCTTCTATGAAGGTTCCTCTCTCCATGGCACAGGGAGCATCCCTCAACAGCTCAGAGACTTTCCGGAGCAATAAGCGTGTGCGCATTGCTCCAAAG ATGTCATTCTCTACAGAAGAGTCATCCTCTTTACCCATGGCTGCTGTCAAGGAGGAGAGTCAATGTGATGAAGGTTTATTTTCCCCAACTCATTCCCTAAAGGAGAGTAGCTCCCAGCCTGCTGACGAATCAGCTTCTTTCCCTGAGAGCGTCTGTATAAAGGAGGAAGAAGGCTCTCAACTGGATGACTGGCTGTCCCCATTTGCCTCAACCCTAACGGTAAAGGAAGAGCCAGGGTTGTTCCTTCCAGTCTCATccacaaaggagaagaaacaattcACCATACTGAAGTCACCATCTAAGGGTGTTTCTGACACGTTAGTTATAAAGAGGCGGGAAAGGCAGGAAATGGGCAGATCCAGAAGGAAACAACGCCTAGCGCTGCCTTGCTCAGAAGAGCCTGTCCTTGTTTTGCCAGAAAGCAATGGCTTTGACCCTTTCCGGTTAGGGGCAGACCCCCCCTTCCTGCAGGAAAACCAGCCTCTTGAGAATGTATCACAGCTCAGCTGCTCGCAGGGGGAAGAGGGGCCCTTTAAAACACCAGTCAAGGAGATGTTCAGCAAATTGCCAGTTTCCTCCACTCCCAGCAAAGTCTCAGCAACTACTACCCCCCCGCTAGGGGGCCTTGACCCCTGGAAGTCTGCATCCTTAGCCAAGGGAAGTCACGAGCTGGACTTCAGTCCAGTGAGAACCCTTCAGCTGCCATTCACACCCCTCCAGGAGAACCAGGACTTGCTGGGTTTTAACAGCACACCCCTTAAAAATCCCCTCTTTGAGTCCCCTCGGGAACTGCTCAATACAGAATCCAGTGACATGGTGCATGCCCCCCTCACAAGCTCTCCAGCTTTTATTCATGAGTCTACTAAGCAATCATCTGTTGAACTGCCAGCCTCTGGCTTTACTGAAAACCGGTCACTCATGGAGGGCCTGATCCTGGACACCATGAATGACAGTCTGAGCAAAATCCTTCTAGATATCAGCTTTCCTGGTCTTGAGGATGAAAACTTAGGAACGGACATTAGTTGGTCTCAGCTCATACCTGAACTGAAGTAA
- the FOXM1 gene encoding forkhead box protein M1 isoform X1, with the protein MRTSPRRPLILKRRKLTLSQKDASSTSARDENNGQDEKTPKQEHSQEDQHNSQPRDKMDCGLQKFPAGIKIIDHPTMPNTQVVAIPTNADIQSIIEALTAKGKECGNNGPNKFILISSGGTSRSAGPTPSQHLPPEKKPSAATKAADGQERDKNVTQAPGLAGGTMLWHSGIDSVVGQEQENNSSGETMSSVLDNSLTNIQWLGKMRSDGLSPCSVKQDMEKENQMPLREKIKTEEDSAAAAIPTIATSSSWQDSVSERPPYSYMAMIQFAINSTEKKRMTLKDIYTWIEDHFPYFKHVAKPGWKNSIRHNLSLHDMFVRETSANGKISFWTIHPDANRCLTLDQVFKPLDLGSPTSPEHSESQQKRHLPDPQKNMGSNSSSKTEPQNARRKMKPLLPRINSYLVPIQFPLSQPLVLQPSMKVPLSMAQGASLNSSETFRSNKRVRIAPKMSFSTEESSSLPMAAVKEESQCDEGLFSPTHSLKESSSQPADESASFPESVCIKEEEGSQLDDWLSPFASTLTVKEEPGLFLPVSSTKEKKQFTILKSPSKGVSDTLVIKRRERQEMGRSRRKQRLALPCSEEPVLVLPESNGFDPFRLGADPPFLQENQPLENVSQLSCSQGEEGPFKTPVKEMFSKLPVSSTPSKVSATTTPPLGGLDPWKSASLAKGSHELDFSPVRTLQLPFTPLQENQDLLGFNSTPLKNPLFESPRELLNTESSDMVHAPLTSSPAFIHESTKQSSVELPASGFTENRSLMEGLILDTMNDSLSKILLDISFPGLEDENLGTDISWSQLIPELK; encoded by the exons ATGAGGACCAGCCCTCGCAGGCCCTTAATTCTCAAAAGACGGAAACTGACCCTCTCACAGAAGGATGCATCCAGTACTTCAGCAAGAGATGAGAACAATGGTCAGGATGAAAAGACTCCTaagcaggagcacagccaggaggaCCAACACAACAGCCAACCCAGAGACAAAATGGACTGTGGCCTGCAGAAATTCCCAGCAGGAATAAAGATAATTGACCATCCTACCATGCCCAACACACAAGTGGTGGCCATCCCTACAAATGCTGATATTCAGAGCATCATAGAGGCActgacagcaaaaggaaaagaatgtgGCAACAATGGGCCCAACAAGTTCATTCTCATTAGCAGTGGGGGCACGTCCCGTTCAGCAGGTCCAACACCATCTCAGCATCTCCCGCCAGAGAAGAAACCCAGTGCAGCAACCAAGGCTGCAGACGGTCAAGAAAGAGACAAGAATGTTACACAGGCACCTGGTCTTGCAGGAGGGACAATGCTCTGGCATTCAGGAATTGACTCTGTGGTTGGACAGGAACAGGAGAACAACA GCAGTGGCGAGACAATGAGCTCTGTGTTGGACAATAGTCTCACTAACATCCAGTGGCTGGGGAAGATGAGATCTGATGGGCTAAGTCCCTGTTCTGTGAAGCAAGACATGGAGAAAGAGAACCAGATGCCTCTGCGGGAAAAAATCAAG ACTGAAGAagattctgctgctgctgctattcctACCATCGCCACCTCCTCCTCATGGCAGGATTCAGTATCAGAACGACCTCCTTACTCCTACATGGCCATGATCCAGTTTGCCATCAACAGCACTGAGAAGAAGCGTATGACTCTGAAGGACATCTATACCTGGATTGAGGATCATTTCCCATATTTTAAACACGTGGCTAAGCCAGGTTGGAAG AACTCCATCCGGCACAACCTGTCCCTTCATGATATGTTTGTCCGTGAGACATCTGCTAATGGTAAAATCTCGTTCTGGACTATTCACCCTGATGCAAACCGTTGCCTGACATTGGACCAGGTATTTAAG CCGCTGGACTTGGGGTCACCAACATCGCCTGAGCACTCTGAATCA CAGCAAAAGCGACATCTTCCTGATCCCCAGAAGAACATGggaagcaacagcagcagcaaaactgaacCCCAGAATGCAC gcCGAAAGATGAAGCCTTTGCTTCCTCGCATCAACTCCTACCTGGTTCCGATCCAGTTTCCTTTGAGTCAGCCTCTTGTCTTGCAGCCTTCTATGAAGGTTCCTCTCTCCATGGCACAGGGAGCATCCCTCAACAGCTCAGAGACTTTCCGGAGCAATAAGCGTGTGCGCATTGCTCCAAAG ATGTCATTCTCTACAGAAGAGTCATCCTCTTTACCCATGGCTGCTGTCAAGGAGGAGAGTCAATGTGATGAAGGTTTATTTTCCCCAACTCATTCCCTAAAGGAGAGTAGCTCCCAGCCTGCTGACGAATCAGCTTCTTTCCCTGAGAGCGTCTGTATAAAGGAGGAAGAAGGCTCTCAACTGGATGACTGGCTGTCCCCATTTGCCTCAACCCTAACGGTAAAGGAAGAGCCAGGGTTGTTCCTTCCAGTCTCATccacaaaggagaagaaacaattcACCATACTGAAGTCACCATCTAAGGGTGTTTCTGACACGTTAGTTATAAAGAGGCGGGAAAGGCAGGAAATGGGCAGATCCAGAAGGAAACAACGCCTAGCGCTGCCTTGCTCAGAAGAGCCTGTCCTTGTTTTGCCAGAAAGCAATGGCTTTGACCCTTTCCGGTTAGGGGCAGACCCCCCCTTCCTGCAGGAAAACCAGCCTCTTGAGAATGTATCACAGCTCAGCTGCTCGCAGGGGGAAGAGGGGCCCTTTAAAACACCAGTCAAGGAGATGTTCAGCAAATTGCCAGTTTCCTCCACTCCCAGCAAAGTCTCAGCAACTACTACCCCCCCGCTAGGGGGCCTTGACCCCTGGAAGTCTGCATCCTTAGCCAAGGGAAGTCACGAGCTGGACTTCAGTCCAGTGAGAACCCTTCAGCTGCCATTCACACCCCTCCAGGAGAACCAGGACTTGCTGGGTTTTAACAGCACACCCCTTAAAAATCCCCTCTTTGAGTCCCCTCGGGAACTGCTCAATACAGAATCCAGTGACATGGTGCATGCCCCCCTCACAAGCTCTCCAGCTTTTATTCATGAGTCTACTAAGCAATCATCTGTTGAACTGCCAGCCTCTGGCTTTACTGAAAACCGGTCACTCATGGAGGGCCTGATCCTGGACACCATGAATGACAGTCTGAGCAAAATCCTTCTAGATATCAGCTTTCCTGGTCTTGAGGATGAAAACTTAGGAACGGACATTAGTTGGTCTCAGCTCATACCTGAACTGAAGTAA